The genome window GTTCTTCTGGATCTTGCCGGTGCCGCCCACCGGCAGGCTGTCGGCGAACACCACGTCGTCCGGGATCCACCACTTCGCCACCTTGCCCTCGAAGAAGGCCAGCAAGTCCTCGCGCCTGAGCTCCATGCCGGGCCGGCGCACCACCACCAGCAAGGGCCGCTCGGCCCATTTCGGATGCGGCACCGCGATGCAGGCCGCCTGCAGCACCGCCGGGTGGGCCATGGCCACGTTTTCCAGGTCGATCGAGCCGATCCACTCGCCGCCGGACTTGATCACGTCCTTGCTGCGGTCCGTGATCGCCAGGTAGCCGTCGGGATCGATGGTGGCCACGTCCCCGGTCGGGAACCAGCCGTCCTGCAGCACCTCGCCCCCTTCGCCGCGGAAGTAGCCCGACACCACCCACGGCCCCTTCACCAGCAGGTGGCCGGAGGTGGCGCCGTCCCAGGGCAGCTCGGCGCCGTCGTCGTCGACGATCTTCATGTCGACGCCGTAGATGGCGTGGCCCTGCTTGCGCAGCACGGCGCGCTGGGCCTCAGGCGGCTGCTGCAGGTGCTTGCCCATCAGGGTGCAGGCGGTGCCCAGCGGCGACATCTCGGTCATGCCCCAGGCGTGCACCACCTGCACCCGCAGGCGGTCGATCAGGGTGTCCATCATGGCCGGCGGGCAGCTCGAGCCGCCGATCACGGTGCGGCGGAAGGTCGAGAAGCGCAGGTCGTTCTCCAGCACGTAGTTGATCAGGCCCAGCCACACGGTCGGCACGCCGGCCGAGAAGCTCACCCCCTCCTGCTCGAACAGTTCGTAGAGCGACTTGCCGTCCAGCGCAGCGCCCGGGTAGACCATCTTGGCGCCCGACAGCGGCACCGAGTAAGGCAGGCCCCAGGCGTTGACGTGGAACATGGGCACCACCGGCAGCACCACGTCGGCCGCCGAGACGTTGAGCGCGTTCGGCATGGCCGAGGCGTAGGCGTGCAGCACCGTCGAGCGGTGCGAGTACAGCGCGCCCTTGGGGTTGCCGGTGGTGCCCGAGGTATAGCACAGCGAAGCGGCAGAGCGCTCGTCGAATTCGGGCCAGGCATAGTCCTCGGAACCGCCTTCGACCAGCTCCTCGTAGCACAGCAGCGCAGGAATGCTGGTCTCGCGCGGCATGTGCTCGCGGCCGCACAAGGCCACGTAGCGCTTCACGGTCTTGCAGCTGCGCGCCATGATCTCGATCGCGGGCAGGAAAGTCAGGTCGAAGAACAGGATCTGGTCTTCGGCGTGGTTGACGATGTAGGCGATCTGCTCGGGGTGCAGGCGCGGGTTGATCGTATGCAGCACGGCGCCGGAGCCGGACACGCCGTAATACAGTTCCATGTGGCGGTAGCCGTTCCAGGCCAGGGTGGCGACCCGGTCGCCCATGCGGATGCCCAGGTGTTCCAGGGCGTCGGCCAGCTTGCGCGCGCGCCGCTCGCAGTCGCGGTAGGTGTAGCGGTGGATGTCGCCCTCGACCCGGCGCGAGACGATCTCGCTGTCGCCATAGTGGCGGGCGGCGAAGGCAATGATGCTCGAAATCAGGAGGGGCTGGTCCATCATCTGGCCGGCCAGGGGGCTCATCGGGTACTCAGGCATCGGTGTCTCCACGTTATCTTGTTTCTTAGACACTAGTAACGTGAGCCGCCTCAGCCTGTCAACGGGATTCCATGCTGCAACGCAGCAGCAGCATGGGAGCTTGCGGCAGCTGAAGCGTTACCGGCCGTAACAGCCATTGCGAGGGCACCCGTGCGCCAATAGAATCCGCCGCGTACGGTAGAATTCCACCAAGCTTACCCACTTTGTATTGGACACTGCCATCACTGCCGACGAACTGCCACTGAACAATTCCTTCGCCGAATTGCCCCCGGCCTTCTACACGCGCCTCATGCCGACGCCTTTGCCGTCGCCCTATTTCATCGCGGCCAGCGCTTCCGCCGCCGCCCTGGTGGGGCTGGACCCGGCTACGCTCGCGCAGGAGGATTTCGTTGCCGTCTTCACCGGCAACAAGGTGGCGGTGCGTTCGCAGCCCCTGTCGGCCGTGTATTCGGGCCACCAGTTCGGCGTCTGGGCCGGCCAGCTCGGCGACGGCCGCGCGATCACCATCGGCGACCTGCCCACGGCAGGGGGTTCGATGGAGCTCCAGCTCAAGGGCGCCGGCCGGACCCCGTATTCGCGCATGGGCGACGGTCGCGCCGTCCTGCGCTCCTCGATCCGCGAATTCCTGTGTTCGGAAGCGATGGCCGCTCTCGGCATCCCGACCACCCGCGCCCTGGTGGTCACCGGCTCCAACCAGCCGGTGGTGCGCGAAACGGTGGAGAGCGCCGCGGTCGTCACCCGCATGGCGCCCTCCTTCATCCGCTTCGGCTCCTTCGAGCACTGGTATTACCGCGACAAGCCGGACGAGCTGCGCCTGCTGGCCGACACCGTCATCGCGCGCTTCTACCCCGAACTGGCGGGCGCCGCCAATCCCTACAAGGAGCTGCTGGCCGAAGTCACCCGCCGCACCGCGCGCATGATCGCGCACTGGCAGGCGGTCGGCTTCATGCACGGCGTCATGAACACCGACAATATGTCGATCCTGGGCCTGACCCTGGACTACGGCCCCTTCGGTTTCATGGAAGCCTTCGACGCCAATCACATCTGCAACCACACCGACCAGGGCGGACGCTATTCCTACGCCAACCAGGTGCCGGTCGGCCACTGGAACTGCTACGCGCTGGGCAATGCCCTGCTGCCCCTGATCGGCGCCCCCGAGGAGGCCGAGGAGGCGCTGGACGTCTACCGCCCCGCCTTCGGCGCCAAGCTCGACGAGTTGCTGCACGCCAAGCTCGGGCTGAAGGAAAGCCGCGAGGGCGATGGCGCGCTGTTCGACGCGATGTTCGGGCTGCTGCAGGCCAACCATGCGGATTTCACCTTGTTCTTCCGGCGCCTCGGCGAGCTGAAGCTGGACGATCCGGGCCAGGACGCACCCCTGCGCGACCTTTTCATCGACCGCGAAGCCTTCGACGCCTGGGCCGCGACCTACCGCGAACGCCTGCGTGCCGAAGGCAGCCAGGATGGGCCGCGGCGGGAAGCCATGCACCGGGTCAATCCGAAATATGTGCTGCGCAACTATCTGGCCCAGGTCGCGATCGAACAGGCGCAAAATGGGAACTACGAAGGGGTGCACAAGCTGCTGGCCGTGCTCGAGCGCCCCTTCGACGAACAACCCGAGAACGCAGCCTATGCGGCCCTGCCCCCTGACTGGGCGGCCCATCTTGAAGTAAGCTGCTCATCCTGAACCACGAGAAAGACCATCATGACCGAGAAAGTGACCAAGACCGACCAAGAGTGGCGCGCCCAGCTCGACCCCATGGAATACCAGGTGACCCGCCATGCGGCCACCGAGCGCGCCTTCACCGGCAAGTACTGGGACCACCACGAGCACGGCATCTATCACTGCGTGTGCTGCGAGACCCCGCTGTTCGAGTCCGACGCCAAGTTCGATTCGGGCTGCGGCTGGCCCAGCTATTTCCGCGCCCTCGACCCCGATAATGTGATCGAGAAGGAAGACGGGACCCACGGCATGGTGCGCACCGAGATCATCTGCGCCGTCTGCGACGCCCACCTCGGCCACGTGTTCCCGGACGGCCCGCCGCCGACCGGCCTGCGCTACTGCATCAATTCCGCCGCCCTGCGGTTCGAGCCGATCTGAGGATGCGCCCAGCATGAAATTCCTGTTCGACCTGTTTCCCCTGATTCTTTTCTTCGGCGTCTACAAGTACGGCGACAGCCACCAGGACTGGGCCCACGGCCTGGCCACCCAGTACCTGGGCGGCCTGATCGCCGGCGGCGTGGTGCCGCCCGGGCAGTCGGCCATCCTGCTGGCGACCGCGGTCGCCATCGTCGCCACCTTCCTGCAGATCGGCTACCTCCTGGTGCGCGGGCGCAAGGTCGACAACATGCTTTGGGTTACCCTGGCCGTCATCGTGGTCGCCGGCGGCGCCACCATCTACTTCCATGACGACACCTTCATCAAGTGGAAGCCGACCATCCTGTACTGGGCCTTCGGCGTGGCCTTGCTGGTGGCCCAGGTGTTCTACCGCAAGAACCTGATCCGCTCGGTGATGGAAGCCCAGATCAAGCTGCCCGATCCGGTCTGGAGCCGGGTCGGCTACGCCTGGATCGCCTTCTTCTTCGCGGTCGGCCTGCTGAACCTGGTGATGGCCTTCGTGGTCTTCCGCTCCGACACCAGCGCCTGGGTCAGCTTCAAGGTCTTCGGCATCACCGCGATCTTCTTCGGCTTCGTCATAGTCCAGACCCTGTTCCTTTCCAAACATATCCAGGAGGACGCATGAGCACCCCCAGCGAACGCACCGAGCGCCTGCGCGCCCGGCTGGAGGCCGAACTGGCCCCCACCCTGCTCGAAATCACCGACGACTCCCACCTGCACGCCGGCCATGCCGGCGCGGCCTCCGGGGGCAGCCACTACAGCGTGAAAATCGCTTCCGAGAAGTTCGAAGGGCGCACGCTAGTCATGCGCCATCGTCTTGTGTATGATGCCGTGCACGAAATGATTAACAAGGCGGAGATACACGCGCTTGCCATTACGGCGATCGCGCCCTCCGAGCAGTCCTGAGGGGTCGGCTTCAGGCTGCTTTAAGAAAACTCCCCGACAATTGAACTGCTAGTCAGAAGAACTAATCTAATCTCGTCCAAGCAACTCTTCCCGTCACAGGAACACCACATGACTTTTAAGCCAGCACGCCTGCTGTTAGCCCTGATCGCCGTTGCATCGGCGCCCGCCTTTGCCCAGAACCTCGCTGTGGTCAACGGCAAGCCGATCCCGTCGTCGCGTGCCGATGCGGTCGTCAAGCAGGTCGTGGCGCAAGGCCAGGGCCAGGATTCGCCGCAACTGCGTGAAGTGATCAAGCGCGACCTGATCGCGCGCGAAGTCCTCATGCAGGAGGCGATCAAGCAGGGTTACGACAAGAAGCCGGAAGTCAAGGCCGCGCTCGACCAGGCCCGCCAGGCCATCGTCGTCAACCAGCTGGCCAAGGACTACATCGCCAAGAACCCGGTGAGCGACGCGGAAATCAAGGCCGAGTACGACAAGTTCAAGGCCCAGACCGGCGACAAGGAATACCACGTGCGCCACATCCTGACCGAGAACGAAGCCGACGCCAAGGCGATCATCGCCAAGCTCAAGGGCGGCGCCAAGTTCGAGGAACTGGCCAAGCAATCGAAGGACACCGGCACCGCCAACAATGGCGGCGACCTGGAATGGGCCGTGCCGGCCTCGTTCCCGCCTGAGTTCGCTGCTGGTTTCACCAAGCTGCAGAAAGGCGCGATCACCGAGACCCCGGTCAAGACCCAGGCCGGCTTCCACGTGATCAAGCTGGACGACACCCGCCCGGCCAAGCTGCCGTCGCTGGAAGAAGTGAAGCCGCAGATCGCCGAGTCCCTGACCCAGACCAAGCTGCAGGCTTACCAGGACGAAATGGTCAAAAAGGCAAAGGTGCAGTAAGATGTGCTGTCTCCGGGGCTGAGCGCCTGTGCCCGCCCCGGTTTTCGTCGCCCGCGGCGATACTTTTCGTGTTTATATAGGATCTCAACAATGATTTTGAAGCCAGCCCGCCTGTTGTTAGCCATGACCGCAATGGTTGCCATGCCAGCATTCGCGCAAAACGTTGCTACCGTCAATGGCAAGCCGATCCCGCAGGCCAAGGTAGACCAGCTGGTCAAGCAAGTCGTCGCCCAAGGCCGCGCCACCGATTCGCCGCAACTGCGCGAAGCGATCAAGCGTGACCTGATCGGCCGCGAAGTGTTGATCCAGGAAGCCGACAAGCAGAACATCGGCGCGCGCGCCGACGTGAAGGCAGCGATCGACAACGCCCGCCAGAGCATCATCATCAACGCCATGCTCGCGGACTACGTCAAGAAGAACCCGATCAAGGATGCCGAGATCAAGGCCGAGTACGACAAGTACAAGGCACAGGTGGGCGACAAGGAATACCACGCACGCCACATCCTGGTGGGCACCGAGGACGAAGCCAAGGCCATCATCACCAAGCTGAAGGGTGGCGCCAAGTTCGAAGAGCTGGCCAAGCAGTCGAAGGACGGCACCGCCCAGAACGGCGGCGACCTGGACTGGGCGAGCCCGGCGGCCTACGTGCCTGAGTTCTCGAAAGCCATGACCGCCCTGCAAAAAGGCGCGATCACCGAGACCCCGGTCAAGACCCAGTTCGGTTTCCACGTGATCAAGCTGGAAGACACCCGTGCGGCCAAGATCCCTGCCCTGGACGAAGTCAAGCAGCAGGTCGCGGAACAGCTGCAGCAGCGTCAGCTGGCGCAGTACCGCGAAAGCTTGGTCAAGAAGGCCAAGATCCAGTAATCGCCGGCTATGCCGACCGAAAAGCGCTCCCGAGGGAGCGCTTTTTTATTGCCCGCCCTTCAGCTGCGCTGGCCTTGCGGCGCCTGGGCGTCCGCGGTGTGGCCGCCGTCCTGCGCCGGCTTGGCGGCGAGCGGCGCATGCGGCAGCGCCGGGGCGGCGCCGGCGTTGACATACAGGCCGATCACGATGCCGAGCGGGATCGCCGCGCGCACCAGGATGCAGGTCAAGAGTGTGCTTTGCTTCATTGCATCCTCCCAGGAGAACGCGGCCGGAGACGGCCGCGCCTGGAGGATGATGCGCGCGCTGCGCGGGGCTGGGTTTGCGTGAACTCAGCCGCGCAGGCTGTTGAATTTCTTTCGAAAAACTAGGTTCAACGCTTGCTGCGCAGGACCTCGAGTTCGGCGCGCAGGTTGCTGCGTTCCGCATACGAGGTTTCGAGCTGGCGCCGGACTTCCTTCAGTTCGGCGGCCAGGCTGTCGCGCTCGGTGGTGGCGCCGACCAGCTCCATCTCGGCCGCCAGGCGGCGGTCGGATTCCTCGGCCTGGGCCGTGACGTTGCGTTCGAGCTGGGCGCGCAGTTCGGCCAGCTGCTTGTCCTTGCCGTCGATCGCCAGCTGGTCCTTGGCCTTGCTGACCAGGGCCTCGGTGGCGATCTGGCGGGCGTTGCGCAGTTCGGCGTTGAGGCGCTCGATTTCTTCCGCCTGGTCGGCCGAGGTCGCCAGGGCGCGGTCGCGCTCCAGGCGCAGGGCGTCGCGTTCGGCGCCCAGGCTGTCACTGGCGCGCAGCAGGGCTTCGGTGTCGCTGGCGCTCTGGGCCAGCGAGTCGCGCACGCCGGCGCTGGCCTGGTCGGCGAACTGGCGGACCCAGTCGACCAGGCCGTTGACCACCGCTTCCGGCAGCTCCGGGCGCGGCAGTTCGGGTTGCTTCACGTGCTCGGCGCGCCAGGCGGCCAGGTGCTTGAAGACGACGGCGGCGGGGGCGTCGCCGAGGGCTTCGCGCACGGCGTCCAGGGTCACTTCGCTACCCGCGTCCTGCAGGCGGCTGGCGACGGCGGCGACGGCGTCGT of Massilia sp. KIM contains these proteins:
- a CDS encoding YdiU family protein, producing the protein MDTAITADELPLNNSFAELPPAFYTRLMPTPLPSPYFIAASASAAALVGLDPATLAQEDFVAVFTGNKVAVRSQPLSAVYSGHQFGVWAGQLGDGRAITIGDLPTAGGSMELQLKGAGRTPYSRMGDGRAVLRSSIREFLCSEAMAALGIPTTRALVVTGSNQPVVRETVESAAVVTRMAPSFIRFGSFEHWYYRDKPDELRLLADTVIARFYPELAGAANPYKELLAEVTRRTARMIAHWQAVGFMHGVMNTDNMSILGLTLDYGPFGFMEAFDANHICNHTDQGGRYSYANQVPVGHWNCYALGNALLPLIGAPEEAEEALDVYRPAFGAKLDELLHAKLGLKESREGDGALFDAMFGLLQANHADFTLFFRRLGELKLDDPGQDAPLRDLFIDREAFDAWAATYRERLRAEGSQDGPRREAMHRVNPKYVLRNYLAQVAIEQAQNGNYEGVHKLLAVLERPFDEQPENAAYAALPPDWAAHLEVSCSS
- a CDS encoding 3-(methylthio)propionyl-CoA ligase — its product is MPEYPMSPLAGQMMDQPLLISSIIAFAARHYGDSEIVSRRVEGDIHRYTYRDCERRARKLADALEHLGIRMGDRVATLAWNGYRHMELYYGVSGSGAVLHTINPRLHPEQIAYIVNHAEDQILFFDLTFLPAIEIMARSCKTVKRYVALCGREHMPRETSIPALLCYEELVEGGSEDYAWPEFDERSAASLCYTSGTTGNPKGALYSHRSTVLHAYASAMPNALNVSAADVVLPVVPMFHVNAWGLPYSVPLSGAKMVYPGAALDGKSLYELFEQEGVSFSAGVPTVWLGLINYVLENDLRFSTFRRTVIGGSSCPPAMMDTLIDRLRVQVVHAWGMTEMSPLGTACTLMGKHLQQPPEAQRAVLRKQGHAIYGVDMKIVDDDGAELPWDGATSGHLLVKGPWVVSGYFRGEGGEVLQDGWFPTGDVATIDPDGYLAITDRSKDVIKSGGEWIGSIDLENVAMAHPAVLQAACIAVPHPKWAERPLLVVVRRPGMELRREDLLAFFEGKVAKWWIPDDVVFADSLPVGGTGKIQKNKLREAYQQHRLPSA
- a CDS encoding peptidylprolyl isomerase gives rise to the protein MILKPARLLLAMTAMVAMPAFAQNVATVNGKPIPQAKVDQLVKQVVAQGRATDSPQLREAIKRDLIGREVLIQEADKQNIGARADVKAAIDNARQSIIINAMLADYVKKNPIKDAEIKAEYDKYKAQVGDKEYHARHILVGTEDEAKAIITKLKGGAKFEELAKQSKDGTAQNGGDLDWASPAAYVPEFSKAMTALQKGAITETPVKTQFGFHVIKLEDTRAAKIPALDEVKQQVAEQLQQRQLAQYRESLVKKAKIQ
- a CDS encoding septation protein A — encoded protein: MKFLFDLFPLILFFGVYKYGDSHQDWAHGLATQYLGGLIAGGVVPPGQSAILLATAVAIVATFLQIGYLLVRGRKVDNMLWVTLAVIVVAGGATIYFHDDTFIKWKPTILYWAFGVALLVAQVFYRKNLIRSVMEAQIKLPDPVWSRVGYAWIAFFFAVGLLNLVMAFVVFRSDTSAWVSFKVFGITAIFFGFVIVQTLFLSKHIQEDA
- a CDS encoding BolA family transcriptional regulator, which produces MSTPSERTERLRARLEAELAPTLLEITDDSHLHAGHAGAASGGSHYSVKIASEKFEGRTLVMRHRLVYDAVHEMINKAEIHALAITAIAPSEQS
- a CDS encoding DNA-binding protein, coding for MNAKRQPNHDTPTDGEPGYDAVAAVASRLQDAGSEVTLDAVREALGDAPAAVVFKHLAAWRAEHVKQPELPRPELPEAVVNGLVDWVRQFADQASAGVRDSLAQSASDTEALLRASDSLGAERDALRLERDRALATSADQAEEIERLNAELRNARQIATEALVSKAKDQLAIDGKDKQLAELRAQLERNVTAQAEESDRRLAAEMELVGATTERDSLAAELKEVRRQLETSYAERSNLRAELEVLRSKR
- the msrB gene encoding peptide-methionine (R)-S-oxide reductase MsrB translates to MTEKVTKTDQEWRAQLDPMEYQVTRHAATERAFTGKYWDHHEHGIYHCVCCETPLFESDAKFDSGCGWPSYFRALDPDNVIEKEDGTHGMVRTEIICAVCDAHLGHVFPDGPPPTGLRYCINSAALRFEPI
- a CDS encoding peptidyl-prolyl cis-trans isomerase — encoded protein: MTFKPARLLLALIAVASAPAFAQNLAVVNGKPIPSSRADAVVKQVVAQGQGQDSPQLREVIKRDLIAREVLMQEAIKQGYDKKPEVKAALDQARQAIVVNQLAKDYIAKNPVSDAEIKAEYDKFKAQTGDKEYHVRHILTENEADAKAIIAKLKGGAKFEELAKQSKDTGTANNGGDLEWAVPASFPPEFAAGFTKLQKGAITETPVKTQAGFHVIKLDDTRPAKLPSLEEVKPQIAESLTQTKLQAYQDEMVKKAKVQ